TCACCGAGAAAATCAATCGAACGGCAACGGGTGTTCACGGTTACAAAACATTCGAGTATGTGTTGATCCCCCGATTTCCCGGTGAGCAAAGAATTGCTCCGATTTCTTTCAGCTATTTTAATCCGGTCAAAAAAGCCTATCAAACGGTTCATTCACCGGAGTTTGTGGTGCACGTCAAACCCGGTGCGGAATCCGTGGTTTCTTTGGGGGAAGGCCTTTCAAAAGAAGACGTGCAACTCATTGGAAAAGACATCCGGTTTATCAAAACGCAACCGCCGGAATTTCAAAAAATAAACCACTTTTTTTACAAAACAGCCTTTTTCTGGTTGATTGTGTTTTTCCCGCTGATTGTATTGGGAGGGGCTTTCGGTTACAAACGCTACCAGGACCGGTTGACCGAAAACGTGGCGTTTGCACGCAGCCAAAAAGCCAACCAAATCGCCAAAAAACGGCTGCAAAATGCAAAAAAGATGCTGGCCGTCGACACACAAAAGGAATTTTTTGCGGAGATTTCAAGGGCGCTTCTTGGATTTTTTGGGGATAAATTCAATTTGCCAACGGCCGGAATTATGACAGACGAAGTGGAAAAACTTCTGCGCGACCGCGGGGTGGATGAAGAAACCATTCGCCGGTATCTGGACTGTCTGAGGACCTGCGATTTTCAGAGATTCGCCCCGGCGAACAGCACCCTTGAGGATATGAAGCGCTGTTTCGACGATGCCAGTCAGGCCATTATTCGGTTGGAAAAGGTGATTTAGATGGTGAGTTTTAGGTTTAAACAGTTTGACAGAATGAGCCCGTTAAACACGATATCCGGTATGTCCGGCTCAAGATTCCGGCAGGTTATGGTGTTATGCCAAAGGTGGATTGGGAGAAATAAATGAGGCAATTTTCCAGGACATCGATTTTCGTTTTGTGGATTATTTTTGGAATAACGTCTCTTTTGCATGCGGATCAGAAGATCTATTTGTACCAAAAGGGAAATGAGGCGTACCAGAAGGGACAGTACGCAGAAGCCGTTTCCGATTATCAGCAAATTCTTAAAATGGGTTACGAATCCCCGGAGCTTTACTACAATCTTGGGAATGCCTATTACAAACTGCACAAAATCGGGCTTTCGGTTTTGTACTACAATCGGGCGTTGAAACTGGCGCCGCGGGATGAAGATATTCGCCATAATCTGGAGTTAGTCAACCTGCGGGTGGTTGACCGTATTCCCTCGATACCCGAGCTCTTTTACATCCGCTATTTTAAATCCTTTCAGAATCTTTTTGGTACGGGCACGCTTTTCTGGATAACCGTCGTTTTTTATGTGCTGATGATTCTTTTTCTTGTGCTGGCCCTGCTGGTCCGAAATCACAGCCTCCGCAAAGTGGCCCGCCGGCTGGCCTGGGCTTTGGGTATTTTGTTTGTGGTCTTTGCATTTACACTCAGTACGAAGGTCTGGGCGCAGACGCATACGGTGGAAGCCGTTGTTCTGGTACCGAAAGTCGACGTGAAAAGTGCTCCCTCCCAAGACGGCACACTGGTTTTTTCCCTGCACGAAGGCGTTAAGGTACGGGTTGAACAAAAAGCAAACGGCTGGTTTGAGATTAAGTTGGCCGATG
The genomic region above belongs to Calditrichota bacterium and contains:
- a CDS encoding tetratricopeptide repeat protein, whose product is MRQFSRTSIFVLWIIFGITSLLHADQKIYLYQKGNEAYQKGQYAEAVSDYQQILKMGYESPELYYNLGNAYYKLHKIGLSVLYYNRALKLAPRDEDIRHNLELVNLRVVDRIPSIPELFYIRYFKSFQNLFGTGTLFWITVVFYVLMILFLVLALLVRNHSLRKVARRLAWALGILFVVFAFTLSTKVWAQTHTVEAVVLVPKVDVKSAPSQDGTLVFSLHEGVKVRVEQKANGWFEIKLADGKEGWLPAKTVGTI